The Lottiidibacillus patelloidae nucleotide sequence ATGGTTTCAATCGGAATTGGATTAACGCTTTTGTCGATGATCTATTTAATAGGAGTAAATCGAAATTGGTCATTTATTAAATTAAAACTATTCCGCTTCTTCCTTGTAGCATCAGGTCCACTTGCGATGCTAGCGATTCAAGCTGGATGGTGGTTTACAGAAATGGGTCGTCAGCCTTGGATTATGCGAGGATTTATGACAACTGCAGAAGGCGCAACTGATTCAGACTATGTCTGGTTAATGTTTATTGTTTTTGCTTTCGTATACTTTATTCTAATGGTCGGAACAGCAGTTGTATTAACACGTATGTTTAAAAGAAATCCAATGGAAAAAGAGTTGGAGAAATTAAATGGGAATGGGAGTGACATCGGATGACGATAGAAATACTTGGAATATCAGTGTTATGGTTATTTCTTTTCGGTTATGTCATTGTTGCTTCGATTGACTTTGGCGCAGGTTTTTTCAATGCATCTACGATTGTCACAAATAAACATCATATTGTAAATTCCGTTATTCAACGATACTTGTCTCCGGTATGGGAGATTACAAATGTCTTTCTCGTATTCTTCTTTGTCGGAATGATCGGTTTCTTTCCGAAAACGGCTTATTATTTCGGTACGGTTCTACTTATTCCAATAAGTATCTCGATTATTTTACTAGCTTTACGAGGTAGTTATTATGCCTTTAGCACGTATGGTTCAAAAGGGCACAAAGGTTACACACTTATGTATGGAGTAACAGGAGTGCTAATCCCAGCCTCTTTGACTACTGCACTAATCGTCTCTCAAGGTGGCTATATTAAAGAACTACCTTCGGGGAAAATTGAATTAGATTACTTGACGTTATTTACGAGCCCATTTTCATGGTCGATTGTGTTACTAAGTTTAGTTAGTGTGTTATTTATCTCTGCTAGCTTTCTGGCATATTATTCAGCGGTTGCCGAGGATAAGGAGGCACTAAAGTTATTTAAAAAATACACATGGATATGGAGTTTTCCAACGATCATCACTGCTTTTGGAATCATTATTGAAATGAAATGGCACAACATCGCGCATTATGAAGGTTTATTATCATTATGGTGGCTATTTGCACTCTCGCTTGTCTGCTTTATTATAAGTCTTTTGTTATTAAAAAGAGGGCGTTATGGCTGGTCATTTGTCTTTGTTGTATTACAGTTTGCTTTAGCCTTTTATGCATATGGCGTGTCACGATACCCGTATTTATTGTATCCGTATTTAACTATTTATGACGGATTTACTAATGAAACGATGGCCAAAGCATTAGTTATCGTGTTCATTCTAGGTCTTTTGTTACTAATTCCGTCGTTATACCTTGTTTTTAAACTGTTCATTATGAATAAGCCTTACATTCAAAACAAAAAAGGTTAAGGAGGAATGAACGATGCACGAATTTTTACTATTTTATGCGCCACTTCTTATCGTCGTAATGGCAGTATTTTTTTCTTTTATGTTCGTTACGAAAAGTACGAAAATGGAGGAGTAATTGATGAAAACACTTCAACAGTTGGCAAGTAAGCAGAAGGGACGATATTATGCGCTGACTGCATTAGTCATTGCCTTAGGAGTTGTCGTAATTACCCAAGCTTACTTAACTGTTACGATCGTTGATGACTTATTCTTGAGTAAGCATGAATTCAAGGAAGTAGTACCATTACTGATAGGATTATTAGTGGTTCTTTTATTAAGAGCAGCAATACATTATGGCACAGGACAAATTGGCGTGAAAATGGCAGCAGTTGTAAAGGCTGACTATCGCAAGAAGCTTTTACACTCCTATGCTGATCAGTCCATTTTAGCCTCATACAAAGAGCAAACTGGAAGTAAGGTCAGTGTCATGCTCGATACAGTTGATGAGCTAGATAGTTTCTATAGCAAATACGTGCCACAAAAAATGATTTCAACAATAGTGGCTCTAATGATTCTTATCGTCGTGTTTACACAACATATGTATTCTGGCTTAATTATTCTATTTACAGCACCTTTTATCCCATTTTTTATGATGATCATTGGGAAAGCCACAGCGAAAAAATCACAGGAAAAACTCGCTAGTTTAAATGCTTTTTCTGGAAAATTTCTTGGTACGCTTTCCGGGTTGGTTAGTTTAAAACTTTATGGTCAATCTCGTACTTACCGTGATGCAATTAAGAAAAGCAGCATTGGTTTTCGTGATACAACGATGAATATATTAAAGATCGCCTTTACATCATCGTTAATGCTCGAATTCATTTCGATGTTAAGTATCGGATTAGTCGCATTAGAATTAGGTTTACGGCTAGTCGTTTTCCAACAAGTGAGTTTTTTCACTGCCTTTTTCATTCTTTTGCTAGTTCCTGAGTTTTACCATTTGCTTAAGGAGTTAGGCAGTGCCTTCCATGCAGGTCGGAGTAGTACTGGAGCGGCTGAAAGATTAGAGGAAGAACTAAGAATAGATAAGCAAAAAATGGATTGGGGAAAGGCAATACTAGAAGGTCCAGTTAAAATACAGTTGAAAAATGTAGGCTTTGTTTATCCTAATGGTCAATTTTCCTTAAAAAATATTAATACAGTACTTCCAACAACTGGTCAGGTAGCAATTGTAGGTAAAAGTGGCTCTGGAAAAACAACACTTCTTCACGTAATTGCTGGACTGATAAAACGAAGTGAAGGTGAAATACTCTTAAATGAACGTAGCCTTAATGATTACAGCGAGACGCAATGGTTTGAAAACGTTAGTTATATTACCCAGCACCCTTACCTGTTTGCCGGTACAATTGCAGAAAATATAGCACTTGGACTGGATGACAGTTTAGAAGATATTGAAGCGGCCGCAAAAAAAGCTAATATTCATGACTTGATTCAGTCATTTCCGCGAGGTTATAAAACGATTATTGGCGAAAGTGGGAGAGGGCTGTCTGGTGGAGAAAAACAACGGATTGCTTTAGCTCGCGCTTTTTTAAAGAATCCGTCTGTTATTTTATTTGATGAACCAACATCTGGCCTCGATTTAGTTACAGAACAAGTACTACAACATTCTATTAAAGAATTGAGTAAATCATCCGCTGTTATAACAGTGGCCCATAGACTGCAAACAATTAAAAACGCTAACCACATTTTAGTTATTGATGAAGGAACACTTCTAGCTGAAGGAACTCATGAGCAGTTATGTAAAGACATTCCTGCTTACAGTAAGTTATTTTCTAGAGAAGGGGAGGAGTAGGCTTGAAAGAATTAATCCGAATCGTTTCTATTATGTTAAAGGAAAAAAGAGATGTATTGTTGTCCATAATCTTTGGCTCTATTGCAGGACTTACAGCAGTAGGTTTATTTGCTGCAAACGGATATTTAATCTCACAAGCTGCTCTTACTCCACCTTTATACATTCTTATTGGAATGGTGGCAGTTGTAAAATTAGGATCACTCCTTCGGGCAACAAGTCGCTATGGAGAGCGCTACTATTCCCATCGAGCAACATTTACGATGCTTTCTGACCTTCGCGTTCACTTCTTTGAAAAACTAGAAAAGATGCCGTTACCTGACATTCAAAGGTATCGTAGTGGAGATTTACTTTCTCGAATCGTAGGAGATGTCGAGAGTTTACAAAACTTTTTTCTACGTGTGTTATATCCGCCGATTATTATGGTGACAGTTTTTATAGGCACGATTATGTTTGTCTCTTTTTATACGGTGGAGATTGTCATTATTTTAATTATAGGATTAATGTTAACAGGTTTTCTTATTCCAGCATGGTTTGCAATCAAACAAAGAAAATTAAGTGGAGAAATACTAAACACTAGAGCAAATTTTTCTACTGAAACGACAGAATGGTTTAAAGGCTATCGTGATCTAAAAATTCACAGGCAACTATTAGAAAAAGAACAACAATTAATTAGTGCATCTGACGCTTATATTGAACAACAAGAGAACTTAGGAAAAAGATCTAATATAAATCACTCTATAAATCTAGCTGTTTCATTTCTTATTTTCTGGACAGTTGTTGCTGTTAGTGGATATTTAGTTGCAAGTGGCCAGTTAGATGGTCTATTTTTCGCGATGGTCGTTATGATTAGCCTTACATTGTTCGACCATTCCACACCGATGGCTACATTGCCAATATACTATGAAGAAAGTGAGCGTGCAGCAATTCGTCTAGAATCTGTCATTGACTCCCCTAAAATAAAATCTAAGAAGCAGAGGGGGGAAGGCAATTTTAAAAATCCACCTTCTATTACGTTAGAACATGTTAGTTTTTCTTTTCCAGGGGAGAGCAGGGAAGTAATTAAAGATATCAACTTACATTTTCCTTCAGGATCGAAAACAGCTATTGTTGGTCCAAGTGGCTCAGGTAAATCTACTGTATTAAACTTGCTTTTGCAGTTACATGATGTGACTAAAGGGACAATAAAATATGAAGATATTAATCTGAAAGATCTAGACCAAGAACAATTATGGAAGCAAGCGAAAGTCGTGTTACAAGAAAACCACTTTTTTGCCGGTACGATAAGAGATAATTTATTACTTGAAGCAGATTTTATGACCGATGAAGAGATAAAGCAATTACTATTTGATGTCCAATTATCACAATTTACCCCATCAACTGAAGTGTTTGAGAATGGCGAGAACTTATCTGGTGGCGAAAAACAGCGACTTGCTATGGCTCGCGCAATAGTAAAGAAAGGTAACATCTGGTTACTAGACGAGCCGACTTCTTCACTAGATAGCTGGACTGCAAATCGTATATATAACGAACTCTATCGACGAGCAACAAATGACACAGTTATTTTAGTAAGTCACCAACTAGCAGGACTTGAAAAGATGGATCAAATTGTCGTCATGGATCAAGGGAAAATCGTAGAGGTAGGAAACTATGAAGCGTTAATGGAGAAGAAAGGATACTTTTATAAATTGAAAAAAATAGAGGAAAATATAATTAGTAGCTAGTGATTTAGGCCGGACTCAAGTAGAAGAGGCTGCTGTAATTATATTAACTTTCATCTAGTAGACTTTATATATATTTCGGTTCGTTAATAGTAGGCTACGGTTATCCCTAGTCTACTTTTTCTAATATGTTTAATTTTAAATCATCTGATAATGCGCAGATATACAAACAATGAATCAAATTAGTAAAAATATATTTAAGAGCGTTGATAATTTATATGTTGAAAAGGAAATGGAATCAAAGAATGAAATCAAAAACAATGATTATTCAGATGAGAAAAAGAAAAGTTATTTTTATGTTTCAAAAAGCAAAGATGATTTTACCTACTTTAATGTTGTAGAAATATATTATAATGGTGACCAAATGCTTATTGACCGTTCTGTTTTGGAGCATGCATGGTCAAACAGAAACAATATTAATTATTTAGAAGATGTGGAAAGTTATAAGAATGCTTTGAGAAAACAAGAGCAGAAGAATAGCCTTTTTATGACTGTCAGAGCAGCTGGATATACTGATTCAAGTGCTTTAGGTGTAAGATTTCATGGAAATTGGCTTCGGCATAAATCAATATTTTCTTATACTTTAGAAGGTTATTTACCAAATCACTATTCGCATGTTTCCTTTAGAATGCATAGTAAATGGACATACCTATTATCAGAAAAATTATCAGGAGGGAAACGCGTTTGGGCTAATGTATCACTAACAGAAGTAATACCGAATAATACAAGTACCACAGATCGTCCATTCTTTGTTGAAGATGCTTGGTTTTGGTCAGAAGTATATAGTCCACATGCAAGCGTGAAAAGTTATGCACCTACAAATACGCCTAAAGAGGAAACTTTAACTTACGGATGGGGCATAGATGCTACTGGCGGAATTGAAGGTAAGACAGGTTCAGCCTCTGTTACTGTAGGTGCAAGCTATTCAAAATCACTTGCGACCACTCAAATCGAATATTACACAAATAAATACACAGAATCATCTTATAACGGGACGACTTTCCATATGGATTTTAATGGGAATAATCCCTATACAAGAAATCATTCTGAGCACACAAGTGTAACTTTCTCAGAAGCTTCATCAACCAGGAATTCTGTTCTCTTCTATAATAAGATGAAGTATATGGTTGATGGACAAAATTGGCTTATTACTAACAAAACACTTGAATCATCTTGGTTTGGAACCACTGTTACCTATGATCCTTATTGGAGCAATTATCAGTTGAAATAGCGATTTGTTAAATGAAAAGATTTAAAGCAGAAGCAGATGAAGGATTCTTAGAATCACTAATACTGGACAAATAAAAAGCTAATTTATACCATTAGGAGGGTAGACTGGCTTAGTGATAAGCGACTTAGTGCTATTTGGTATGCTCAAAATAATAGAATCTCATCAATAGAAGAAAGTAATTTCACATAAGGGATGTAATGAAATGGTGCAAAGCCATTCAAAAGAATTATATACAGGTTTTTGATATATAGAGTTATTGTTAAAATATAAATTCATGCTTGAGCCGTATTCATTACGAACTCCACATTGTATATTTTGTTGTTACGCGTATACTATAGTATAGTTGAATCAGTATGGAATGAGGTGTTTTATTTGACTAAGAATAAGAAAGTAAAGATCGGTATTTCGATTGCGATAATTTCTTTGATTGTACTTTCTTCTGTTTTTATTGCAAGTGCATTTGTGCTAAACCGGCCAGCTATGTCTTCCATTTCTTTCAAAGGTTATGATGATGGCATAAAACTTGCAGATAGGAATGGTAATTATACATCTTTAAATATTAATAAGCAATTAAATGCAGACTTTTCTTTAGAATTGAATAATGTATACTTAGGCATTAAGCGAATCATTATCTCTTATACGCTAACAAGTAAGGGCGGAAAAATCCCTTCGGATTACAAAAATGAAGAAATATCAAATAAATGCAGTATTTCTATTGATGGTAAAAAATACGATATTGTTGATGTGACTTTAGCTTCAAATGTAATTGAAGGCGGCACTTTAGAAGGCGCGTTATTATTAGATGAAAGCAACTACGGAACAGATTTTGTTTTGTCAGAGAATTCTGTTTTCAATGTATCCTTTAACAATTTACTGAATATAAATAAAGATATAGATTTCGAATTTCAAGTGGATATGCCGAATATTTCAAAGGATCAGATAAATTTCGATTTTAAGTATAAAAATAAAAAATATACTATTAAATCAATAGAATTAGATTCTATAACTACTACATTAAATTTTTCAAAGGCAGTTAATATCAAAGATATGAAGATTGTTCAAAATAATGAAACTTATGATGCAATTACGGTTTCTAACAAAGGTCAACATTATATTAGCTTTCCGGCGGTCCAAAGAGGAATCCCTTTTACTATTTATATTGGCAATGAAAAATTACATACCTCTACTCATGAAAGAATTTATGCACACACTTTTGATTGAAACCATAATAATTTAAAAGAAATAAGCTTTTATTGAAAAGCTCTGTGATTTGCGCAGAGCTTTACCTAAATATAATGGTGGCCTACTGCACAAGTAAGAGCCTGATTTTTGCGTATTAGTATCATTTTTCTATCAAAACACATGTGGAGTGTGTAGTTTCTCTAGTGAGAAAATAATATATAATCACTTACCTGTTCCCTCAAATAATCCATTTTGAGGGACTTTCTATTTATATAAATAGGTCTAATAGGTAGGCATCTTATAATCTTTTCTCGATTAGAGTCTTTTTATCAACTCAAGCTGGTCTGAAATATCATCGTTTTTACTGGTCTGAAGTGTAGAAGTTTGAAAACTTATTGTTAAAATTGTTTGACCTACTAGTTCAATTCACAAATAATGAAAGAAAATTGCTTAGTTTCAAATTACACAGTAGTTTAATTTCAACCACAAAAAACATCTTGTAATGAGTTACAAGTCAAAAATGAATGAACCGTAGGTTCAACCAGGAAGTAGAGTTATCAGTTGTAGTTAGCGACTTAATATATGTAAGAGTCAATAATAAATGGCAATATGTATGTGTATTTGTGGACCTTTTTAATAGAGAGCTTATCGGTTATAGCGTTGGTCCAAACAAAGGTGCAGCATTAGTTTATCGAGCATTCGCTTCTATTCAAAGAGACCTTCGTAAAATTCAATACTTTAACACAGATCGAGGAAGTGAATTTAAGAACAAATTGATGGATGGGGCACTTGATGCATTTGGAATCAAACGTTCACTAAGTATGATATGTTGCTTCAGCTACGACAATGCCGTAGCTGAAGCAACATTTAAATAATTAAAACTGAGTTTGTTAGAAAGCGTCACTTCACTAGTTTAGAACAGTTAACAGTAAAATTAAATGATTATGTACATTGGTTTAACAACCATAGAATCCATGGAACACTGGGCTACTTAAGCCCATTTGAATATAAACTTGAACACCTTAAGAAAATTGTCTAATTTAGTGTTGCCAATTCAGTTATCTGGACGGACTAACGATTATAAGAAACTTGGAGAGGTAGTAGTTCCTTATGCAGTTTATTATAAGAAGTAAGAGGGTTACTTATTGATCTGATTAGGTTTTTGTTTAGTTGACATAATATATATTATCGGAAGCAATTAAAAAAATCGATTTTATATCTCATAATCAAGGTAAACTTAAGATAATGAGATATCATAAAAAAACAAAACAATTAGTAAACGCGCTGAACGCTCACTAATTGCCTTGTTCAATTCATTATTTTCTTCCTTTTTTTCGTTCACTTAATGCTTGAACACCAATTTCAGCAAGCTTATTATGACCCTTTAATGACGGATGTATATCATTTGGATGTGTTTCAGTAGATATTAAATATGTGTCATGACCCCACCCAGAAAATGCACTATGGGCATCGGCATAAACTACATTAGTATAGTTGCTGCCTTGTTGTACAAGCTCTGCATTATATCCAGGTAATATCAATTCAAAAGTATGATAATTTAACCAATCTGTTGTACGATGAAATGGATTGTAAAAGTTATAAATTACTATCTTTGCTTTAGTAAGTTCCCTTATTTTCATAACAATTAAATGATGATTTGCTTTCATGTCAGCAAATGCTTCATCCAACGTCTTTGAGTTAGTAAAATAATAATCTTGCATTATATCATTAGCACCAATGTATAAAGAAATATATTTTGCATTACTAATTTTTACTTGATATTCGCTATCCGAAAGAATAAGCGCTAACAATTCATCAGATCTCAGGCCAACGATCCCTTCGTTTATTAAATCTAGATTTAGGTTACTAGCCATTAAACTTGGAAAAGCCTCGCCATGAGCATTGTCTCTTTGCTCTGTACCATCTAACAGATAGCCAAAAGTGATTGAGTCGCCTAAAGCAACAAGAGTTCCTCCAGTTGTTCCTGAACCTGGCTTTCCTTTAGCATAGGTAGTAGCCGAAAATACAGACATGAGTAATATTAATGCTGTAACTAACTTAAAAATTTTCTTTTGCAATAAACTATCCCCTTTACAAATAAAATTAACCTTATTCAGCACATAAATAAGTTTAAAAAATAAGGAAGAAAATATAGTACTGATGGTCTCTAAAAATATTACGTTTTTACTATTAACCTTACAATAGCTTCGACAAAACAAGTGCTTAAATTCTAAAACAACACAAAAACAACGCTAAAAATCTACAAACATAAGATGCATAATGTATTTTTGAAATCATTTTAGTTTACATAATAATATTATTGACACCAAATATAAAAAAACCCAAATCACAAGGATCTGGGCTTAATTCGTTATTAAATTTCTGTTTTAACTTCTTTTTTCATTGCAACTACTTCATTGTTATTTTTACTGTCGATTACAAAAGATCCGTTACTATAGCGATCTACTTTATTATAGTCAGAAGATTCCACAGTAACTTCCTCCCCTTTTGCAGTAACAAGCACTAACCTGTCGTCGTTATTAACAAAAATAACACTTACAAGTCGATGTGGGTTCGTTTTTAGTTCTTTTAACATCTTCTCTCCACGGTTTGCACGTGAAGTTTTGTTAAATTGCGAAATTGCCATCTTTTTGACTGCTCCACGTTGTGTTGCAACGATCATTTCTTGCTTTTCATCAGGATCAAAACATGTTCCAGAAATTACTTGATCTCCAGCTTTTAAGTTAATTCCTTTAACACCAGAAGCACGTTGGCCAACAATACTTATTTCATCTTCGCTAAACCATAAGCCATAAGAATAGCTAGTAGCAAGGAATACATCATTTTTACCATTTGTACGGTAAATATCAACTAAATTATCGCCTTTTTTCAATTTCAATGCCATTAGTGGCTTAGAATATCTAGTAGCTTGGTAATGTTTTAATTCCGTTTTCTTAACCATTCCTGCCTCAGTGATGAAAATTAAGTAATCTTCCGTCTCAAAATCACTTACTGGAATAGCTTTTAAGATTTCTTCGTCACGATCAATTTGAATGATATTCGCTACATGTTGACCTAAGTCTTTCCAACGAATATCAGGCAACTCATGAACAGGGATATATAAGTAGTTTCCTTTGTTCGTAAACAATAATAGTGTGTCAGTTGTATTCATTTCAAAGAAACCAAGCACTTCATCGGTATCTTTCATACCAAGTTCAGCTCCATTTGAGGCTGAATGCGAACGAAGACTAGTACGTTTTACGTAACCATCTTTCGTTACAGTTACAATAACATCCTCAGATGCGACCATTACCTCTAATTGAACTTTAATCTCTTCAATTTTATCTTGAATAACAGTAACACGATTGTTACCATATGTTTTCTTAATTTTTTGTAAGTCTTTACGTATTACATCTAAAAGTTTCGTGTCACTATTCAGAATTGCTGTTAATTGAAGAATTTTCTTATCTAGCTCATCCATTTCTGCTTGCAGTGCCGTAACATCCGTATTCGTTAAACGATATAACTGCAATGAAACGATAGCTTCTGCTTGTTCTTCCGTAAAAGAATATAAGGAAATTAAGTTATCTTTCGCATTTCGCTTGTCTTTTGAAGCACGGATAGTCGCAATTACTTCATCTAAAATAGATAACGCTTTCATTAGCCCTTCAACTACATGGTGTCTTTCTTTTGCCTTATTTAACTCGTAGTTAGATCGATTAGTAATAACCTCTTTTTGGTGATCGATATATGCTTGTAAAATCTTCTTTAATCCAAGTAATTTAGGTGTTTTATTGTGAATTGCTACCATATTGAAGCTATAAGATACTTGTAAATCAGTATTTTTGTAATAATAATTCAAAATACCAGTTGGGTTTGCATCTTTTTTAAGCTCAATTACGATACGTAACCCAGTACGGTCCGTTTCATCGCGGACTTCTGCAATTCCTTCAACTTTTTTATCAAGACGAAGTTCATCCATTTTCTTTACTAAGTTCGCTTTATTTACATCGTATGGAATCTCAGTAATGACAATTTGTTGTTTTCCGCCACGAAGGTCTTCAACCTCTGCTTT carries:
- a CDS encoding SGNH/GDSL hydrolase family protein, which encodes MQKKIFKLVTALILLMSVFSATTYAKGKPGSGTTGGTLVALGDSITFGYLLDGTEQRDNAHGEAFPSLMASNLNLDLINEGIVGLRSDELLALILSDSEYQVKISNAKYISLYIGANDIMQDYYFTNSKTLDEAFADMKANHHLIVMKIRELTKAKIVIYNFYNPFHRTTDWLNYHTFELILPGYNAELVQQGSNYTNVVYADAHSAFSGWGHDTYLISTETHPNDIHPSLKGHNKLAEIGVQALSERKKGRK
- a CDS encoding cytochrome d ubiquinol oxidase subunit II is translated as MTIEILGISVLWLFLFGYVIVASIDFGAGFFNASTIVTNKHHIVNSVIQRYLSPVWEITNVFLVFFFVGMIGFFPKTAYYFGTVLLIPISISIILLALRGSYYAFSTYGSKGHKGYTLMYGVTGVLIPASLTTALIVSQGGYIKELPSGKIELDYLTLFTSPFSWSIVLLSLVSVLFISASFLAYYSAVAEDKEALKLFKKYTWIWSFPTIITAFGIIIEMKWHNIAHYEGLLSLWWLFALSLVCFIISLLLLKRGRYGWSFVFVVLQFALAFYAYGVSRYPYLLYPYLTIYDGFTNETMAKALVIVFILGLLLLIPSLYLVFKLFIMNKPYIQNKKG
- the parC gene encoding DNA topoisomerase IV subunit A gives rise to the protein MTEQQEVFRDLPLEDVIGDRFGRYSKYIIQERALPDARDGLKPVQRRILYAMYQEGNTAEKNFRKSAKTVGNVIGNYHPHGDTSVYDAMVRMSQDWKVRNYLIEMHGNNGSVDGDPPAAMRYTEARLSNIASELLRDIEKNTVDFIPNFDDTINEPVVLPAMYPNLLVNGSTGISAGYATDIPPHNLVEVIDAVIMQMKNEDCTVDELMTVLKGPDFPTGGILQGVDGIRQAYETGKGRVVLRGKAEVEDLRGGKQQIVITEIPYDVNKANLVKKMDELRLDKKVEGIAEVRDETDRTGLRIVIELKKDANPTGILNYYYKNTDLQVSYSFNMVAIHNKTPKLLGLKKILQAYIDHQKEVITNRSNYELNKAKERHHVVEGLMKALSILDEVIATIRASKDKRNAKDNLISLYSFTEEQAEAIVSLQLYRLTNTDVTALQAEMDELDKKILQLTAILNSDTKLLDVIRKDLQKIKKTYGNNRVTVIQDKIEEIKVQLEVMVASEDVIVTVTKDGYVKRTSLRSHSASNGAELGMKDTDEVLGFFEMNTTDTLLLFTNKGNYLYIPVHELPDIRWKDLGQHVANIIQIDRDEEILKAIPVSDFETEDYLIFITEAGMVKKTELKHYQATRYSKPLMALKLKKGDNLVDIYRTNGKNDVFLATSYSYGLWFSEDEISIVGQRASGVKGINLKAGDQVISGTCFDPDEKQEMIVATQRGAVKKMAISQFNKTSRANRGEKMLKELKTNPHRLVSVIFVNNDDRLVLVTAKGEEVTVESSDYNKVDRYSNGSFVIDSKNNNEVVAMKKEVKTEI
- the cydC gene encoding thiol reductant ABC exporter subunit CydC codes for the protein MKELIRIVSIMLKEKRDVLLSIIFGSIAGLTAVGLFAANGYLISQAALTPPLYILIGMVAVVKLGSLLRATSRYGERYYSHRATFTMLSDLRVHFFEKLEKMPLPDIQRYRSGDLLSRIVGDVESLQNFFLRVLYPPIIMVTVFIGTIMFVSFYTVEIVIILIIGLMLTGFLIPAWFAIKQRKLSGEILNTRANFSTETTEWFKGYRDLKIHRQLLEKEQQLISASDAYIEQQENLGKRSNINHSINLAVSFLIFWTVVAVSGYLVASGQLDGLFFAMVVMISLTLFDHSTPMATLPIYYEESERAAIRLESVIDSPKIKSKKQRGEGNFKNPPSITLEHVSFSFPGESREVIKDINLHFPSGSKTAIVGPSGSGKSTVLNLLLQLHDVTKGTIKYEDINLKDLDQEQLWKQAKVVLQENHFFAGTIRDNLLLEADFMTDEEIKQLLFDVQLSQFTPSTEVFENGENLSGGEKQRLAMARAIVKKGNIWLLDEPTSSLDSWTANRIYNELYRRATNDTVILVSHQLAGLEKMDQIVVMDQGKIVEVGNYEALMEKKGYFYKLKKIEENIISS
- the cydD gene encoding thiol reductant ABC exporter subunit CydD, coding for MKTLQQLASKQKGRYYALTALVIALGVVVITQAYLTVTIVDDLFLSKHEFKEVVPLLIGLLVVLLLRAAIHYGTGQIGVKMAAVVKADYRKKLLHSYADQSILASYKEQTGSKVSVMLDTVDELDSFYSKYVPQKMISTIVALMILIVVFTQHMYSGLIILFTAPFIPFFMMIIGKATAKKSQEKLASLNAFSGKFLGTLSGLVSLKLYGQSRTYRDAIKKSSIGFRDTTMNILKIAFTSSLMLEFISMLSIGLVALELGLRLVVFQQVSFFTAFFILLLVPEFYHLLKELGSAFHAGRSSTGAAERLEEELRIDKQKMDWGKAILEGPVKIQLKNVGFVYPNGQFSLKNINTVLPTTGQVAIVGKSGSGKTTLLHVIAGLIKRSEGEILLNERSLNDYSETQWFENVSYITQHPYLFAGTIAENIALGLDDSLEDIEAAAKKANIHDLIQSFPRGYKTIIGESGRGLSGGEKQRIALARAFLKNPSVILFDEPTSGLDLVTEQVLQHSIKELSKSSAVITVAHRLQTIKNANHILVIDEGTLLAEGTHEQLCKDIPAYSKLFSREGEE
- a CDS encoding DUF4179 domain-containing protein — translated: MTKNKKVKIGISIAIISLIVLSSVFIASAFVLNRPAMSSISFKGYDDGIKLADRNGNYTSLNINKQLNADFSLELNNVYLGIKRIIISYTLTSKGGKIPSDYKNEEISNKCSISIDGKKYDIVDVTLASNVIEGGTLEGALLLDESNYGTDFVLSENSVFNVSFNNLLNINKDIDFEFQVDMPNISKDQINFDFKYKNKKYTIKSIELDSITTTLNFSKAVNIKDMKIVQNNETYDAITVSNKGQHYISFPAVQRGIPFTIYIGNEKLHTSTHERIYAHTFD
- the cydS gene encoding cytochrome bd oxidase small subunit CydS is translated as MHEFLLFYAPLLIVVMAVFFSFMFVTKSTKMEE